A genomic segment from Actinomadura hallensis encodes:
- a CDS encoding AAA family ATPase, with protein MSSPRLPDHLEVLLTEEPILDVYAHGPWRVPDGLYEELRERAVEYNRDPRAVVLTRQLSDFYGKDTSAAGAEQWSLLTFLLGASAVRGGSRGDVDYELLSAFLATPESAVRDPLAWFSQGGRWRPPGLWLPEPAGEDRERRAVMYELARAGLDVFEGLEPVERRRRALIGLFDRRAADPELRETDMTVRTPDLEEAWAAGLTEEELAVLPELAGPVGYLGWACAGLDAAHERLAGAVADGDELDVALARLLLAAEVKVVPAELAVALGTTRYENLEERFRAARDGFSVEAWQQDVRSWLARGLVAGEADAARAWLDMAVRITGSVQGLPDSPVSPRCRVPVRAFQSDLRRLFTARRVLNTLGASLREGGARKSAGEGSPALAEAAGQALVGQPELNRALREAVRARLAGERPVRLLIAGPEGTGKGTAAETAERLLAAGGAVREAMWISDQVFASLGVSDAVLWLQTRVRDCLEGRMLLVVDDLERLAAHERCGAAAVEELRRLLARSPSLDVVALCRPGGDRRLFDANPALVRSFDVARTRDFGEDDFAELFALAVARRGARVGSGAARAAGAMLHRTPPLLNLRGARLAEQMAAEAVAAAARREAEQAEQAGQAGQAGQGTEDGGAAGPAASPEVTAADLPQRLIPGRSADADPLAELAACAGIEPAKREVDALIAEAKAARLRREAGMKARAQPRNLVFMGSPGTGKSKVAGILGRLYADLGVLSSGHLVEVERADLLGEYASESVLRVRRAVEEAHGGVLVVRDAHALVSASAADAARGREVLDVLLTGLQAHTEDLVVVLTGPEAELNGLLKSRPDLAAHFPRTVRFPDLTVDELVEVFAAKAADAGFALAPGVLDRVRELVEAAPRERGFGNARAMINLLDRAVAMQGRRVLADGIVDETESLDEILLEDVPDTLSRGRDDVPGDPLAEIERLIGLAEIKREVSSLVAEVRAEQLRRDAKLAPASPSRHMVFMGSPGTAKTTIARLIAAVYARLGLLSSGHLVEVTRADLVAEFVGQTAPRVRGAVERALGGVLFVDEAYTLSSSGGDRRDFGHEAIAELLRLMEEHRGDLVVIVAGYDAEMERFLDANPGLKSRFPKVLRFPDYTDDELVTIFEFMAAEAGFALAPGTLDGVRELVAAHPRGASFGNARLVRNLLEAAISRQARRITEKDDEHPDGVETAEVATLRPEDLPDAPRREPGIGFGPYI; from the coding sequence GTGAGTTCCCCCCGGCTGCCGGACCATCTCGAAGTGCTGCTCACCGAGGAGCCCATCCTGGACGTGTACGCGCACGGTCCATGGCGCGTGCCCGACGGGCTGTACGAGGAGCTGCGCGAACGCGCGGTGGAGTACAACCGCGACCCGCGCGCCGTGGTGCTGACGCGGCAGCTCAGCGACTTCTACGGCAAGGACACGAGCGCCGCGGGGGCCGAGCAGTGGTCGCTGCTGACGTTCCTGCTCGGCGCGTCGGCCGTCCGGGGCGGCTCGCGGGGCGACGTGGACTACGAGCTGCTGTCGGCGTTCCTCGCGACGCCCGAGTCCGCCGTCCGGGATCCGCTGGCCTGGTTCAGCCAGGGCGGGCGGTGGCGGCCGCCGGGGCTGTGGCTGCCCGAGCCGGCCGGGGAGGACCGCGAGCGCCGGGCGGTGATGTACGAGCTGGCGCGGGCAGGCCTGGACGTGTTCGAGGGGCTGGAACCGGTGGAGCGGCGCCGGCGGGCGCTGATCGGCCTGTTCGACCGCCGCGCCGCCGACCCCGAGTTGCGCGAGACGGACATGACCGTCCGGACCCCGGACCTGGAGGAGGCGTGGGCGGCCGGCCTCACCGAGGAGGAGCTGGCCGTCCTGCCCGAGCTGGCCGGGCCCGTCGGCTACCTGGGATGGGCCTGCGCGGGGCTGGACGCCGCCCACGAGCGCCTCGCGGGAGCCGTCGCGGACGGAGACGAACTCGATGTCGCCCTTGCCCGGCTCCTACTGGCTGCCGAGGTCAAGGTCGTCCCGGCGGAGCTGGCCGTGGCGCTCGGGACGACGCGTTACGAGAACCTGGAGGAGCGGTTCCGCGCGGCGCGCGACGGCTTCTCCGTCGAGGCGTGGCAGCAGGACGTCCGGTCTTGGCTGGCCCGCGGCCTGGTCGCGGGGGAGGCCGACGCCGCGCGCGCCTGGCTGGACATGGCCGTGCGCATCACGGGCTCGGTGCAGGGGCTTCCGGACTCGCCGGTGAGCCCGCGATGCCGGGTGCCCGTGCGCGCGTTCCAGTCCGACCTGCGGAGGTTGTTCACCGCGAGACGCGTCCTCAACACCCTCGGCGCGTCGCTGCGCGAGGGCGGGGCCCGCAAGAGCGCGGGGGAGGGGAGCCCGGCGCTCGCCGAGGCCGCCGGGCAGGCGCTGGTCGGGCAGCCGGAGCTGAACAGGGCGCTGCGGGAGGCGGTCCGGGCGCGACTGGCGGGCGAGCGGCCCGTCCGGCTGCTGATCGCCGGTCCGGAGGGCACCGGGAAGGGCACCGCGGCCGAGACGGCGGAGCGCCTGCTCGCCGCGGGCGGGGCGGTCCGCGAGGCGATGTGGATCTCCGACCAGGTCTTCGCGTCGCTGGGGGTGAGCGACGCCGTCCTGTGGCTGCAGACCCGCGTCCGCGACTGCCTGGAGGGCCGCATGCTCCTGGTGGTGGACGACCTGGAGCGGCTCGCCGCGCACGAGCGGTGCGGCGCCGCGGCCGTGGAGGAGCTGCGGCGGCTCCTGGCCCGCTCGCCGTCCCTCGACGTGGTCGCGCTGTGCCGCCCCGGCGGCGACCGCCGGCTGTTCGACGCGAACCCCGCGCTCGTCCGGTCGTTCGACGTGGCCCGCACCCGCGACTTCGGCGAGGACGACTTCGCGGAGCTGTTCGCGCTGGCCGTCGCGCGGCGCGGCGCCCGCGTCGGATCCGGGGCCGCCCGCGCCGCGGGCGCGATGCTGCACCGCACCCCGCCGCTGCTGAACCTGCGCGGCGCGCGGCTGGCGGAGCAGATGGCCGCCGAGGCCGTCGCGGCCGCGGCCCGGCGTGAGGCGGAGCAGGCGGAGCAGGCAGGGCAGGCGGGGCAGGCGGGGCAGGGCACGGAGGACGGCGGCGCGGCCGGTCCGGCCGCGTCCCCGGAGGTCACCGCAGCCGACCTGCCGCAGCGGCTCATCCCCGGCCGCTCCGCGGACGCCGACCCGCTCGCCGAGCTGGCCGCGTGCGCGGGCATCGAACCCGCCAAGCGCGAGGTGGACGCGCTGATCGCCGAGGCGAAGGCCGCGCGGCTGCGGCGCGAGGCTGGCATGAAGGCGCGGGCGCAGCCCCGGAACCTGGTCTTCATGGGCAGCCCCGGCACCGGCAAGAGCAAGGTCGCCGGCATCCTCGGCCGGCTGTACGCCGACCTCGGCGTGCTGTCCTCCGGCCACCTGGTCGAGGTGGAGCGCGCCGACCTGCTCGGCGAGTACGCCAGCGAGAGCGTCCTGCGGGTCCGCCGGGCGGTGGAGGAGGCCCACGGCGGCGTCCTGGTCGTCCGCGACGCCCACGCGCTGGTCTCCGCCTCCGCCGCGGACGCGGCCCGCGGGCGGGAGGTCCTGGACGTCCTCCTCACCGGGCTCCAGGCCCACACCGAGGACCTCGTCGTGGTGCTGACGGGCCCGGAGGCGGAGCTGAACGGGCTGCTGAAGTCGCGCCCCGACCTGGCCGCGCACTTCCCCCGCACCGTCCGGTTCCCCGACCTCACCGTGGACGAGCTGGTCGAGGTGTTCGCCGCCAAGGCCGCCGACGCGGGGTTCGCGCTGGCGCCCGGGGTCCTGGACCGGGTCCGCGAGCTGGTCGAGGCGGCGCCGCGCGAGCGCGGCTTCGGCAACGCCCGCGCCATGATCAACCTGCTCGACCGGGCGGTGGCGATGCAGGGGCGCCGGGTCCTGGCCGACGGCATCGTCGACGAGACCGAGTCGCTCGACGAGATCCTGCTGGAGGACGTCCCCGACACGCTCAGCCGCGGCCGCGACGACGTCCCCGGCGACCCGCTCGCCGAGATCGAGCGGCTGATCGGGCTGGCCGAGATCAAACGGGAGGTGTCCTCGCTGGTCGCCGAGGTCCGCGCCGAGCAGCTGCGCCGCGACGCGAAGCTGGCCCCGGCGTCCCCGTCGCGGCACATGGTGTTCATGGGCAGCCCCGGCACGGCCAAGACGACGATCGCCCGGCTGATCGCCGCCGTGTACGCGCGGCTCGGGCTGCTGTCGTCCGGGCACCTGGTGGAGGTCACCCGCGCCGACCTCGTCGCCGAGTTCGTCGGGCAGACCGCGCCGCGGGTCCGGGGCGCGGTCGAGCGCGCCCTCGGCGGCGTGCTGTTCGTGGACGAGGCGTACACGCTGTCGTCCTCGGGCGGCGACCGCCGCGACTTCGGCCACGAGGCGATCGCCGAGCTGCTGCGGCTCATGGAGGAGCACCGCGGCGACCTCGTCGTCATCGTCGCCGGCTACGACGCCGAGATGGAGCGGTTCCTCGACGCCAACCCGGGGCTGAAGTCCCGGTTCCCGAAGGTGCTGCGCTTCCCCGACTACACCGACGACGAACTCGTCACGATCTTCGAGTTCATGGCGGCCGAGGCCGGGTTCGCGCTCGCGCCCGGGACGCTGGACGGGGTGCGGGAGCTGGTCGCCGCGCATCCGCGGGGGGCGTCGTTCGGCAACGCGCGCCTGGTCCGCAACCTGCTGGAGGCGGCGATCTCCCGGCAGGCGCGGCGCATCACCGAGAAGGACGACGAGCACCCCGACGGCGTGGAGACGGCCGAGGTCGCCACGCTGCGCCCCGAGGACCTCCCCGACGCCCCGCGCCGCGAACCCGGCATCGGCTTCGGCCCCTACATCTAG
- a CDS encoding ABC transporter ATP-binding protein, whose protein sequence is MGTRRRFAGRTGSDGRPDGRRDGRRGWRRSRRRRVDRPASGLPELAAVTWHAKNRELAETGLVTVARRLPAVLVQAARLAWRASPLDTAATVALNLVAGIFTAFWLLAATGVLTALFSAGPTPDRVRDALPSLALVAGAVALRSAVQAGAGWAQARLEPQVRRLAELRLYEATTAVHLAALDDSDFLDDLQRAQTRGMTSAPRVVRQAVDVLTGVVGMVAAAGTLGVLHPLLLPLLLLTAVPEGWASVRSARMQYLTMLALVEVARRKWILSDLMVEREHAAEVRSFTMRRFLLDQYDRQAAHQRGVELDLARRQTVARVSGDLLKGVATGGVYVALGLMLWQGAVPLAVAGTAVLAIRSGQSSLANLVFAVNQCYEEGLYFGDYLSFCEEAERRIPSRALPPAGAAGGAGAGNGAAVRLPDDFARITVRDAVFTYPGAETPSLKGVSLEVRKGEVVALVGENGSGKTTLAKLMAGLYDPDAGEVRWDDVALTRVPQQEVWERVAVIAQEYTHWPMTARQNITMGRGRDPGPGEEEDPDMLAASRASGADEVVDGLAHRYGTLLDRRFKGGAELSGGQWQRLAVARGFYRDAPLLICDEPTAALDARAEHQLFERIRTHADGRTVLLITHRLASVRHADRIYVLEHGTVVEEGDHASLMARDGLYAELYSLQAAAYGAAGPRARDGRAAGRAAG, encoded by the coding sequence ATGGGCACACGACGGCGATTCGCCGGGAGAACCGGCTCGGACGGAAGGCCGGACGGGAGGCGGGACGGGAGGCGGGGCTGGAGGAGGAGCCGGCGCCGCCGCGTAGACCGGCCGGCGTCCGGACTGCCGGAACTGGCCGCGGTCACCTGGCACGCCAAGAACCGGGAGCTGGCCGAGACCGGCCTCGTCACGGTGGCGCGGCGGCTCCCGGCGGTGCTCGTCCAGGCGGCGCGGCTGGCCTGGCGGGCGAGCCCCCTCGACACCGCCGCGACGGTCGCCCTCAACCTCGTGGCGGGGATCTTCACGGCGTTCTGGCTGCTCGCGGCGACCGGGGTGCTCACCGCGCTGTTCAGCGCCGGCCCGACGCCCGACAGAGTCCGCGACGCGCTCCCCTCGCTGGCGCTCGTCGCGGGCGCGGTGGCGCTGCGGTCCGCCGTGCAGGCGGGCGCGGGCTGGGCGCAGGCGCGCCTGGAGCCGCAGGTCAGGCGGCTCGCCGAGCTGCGGCTGTACGAGGCGACGACGGCGGTGCACCTGGCGGCGCTCGACGACTCCGACTTCCTCGACGACCTCCAGCGCGCGCAGACGCGGGGCATGACGTCGGCGCCGCGGGTCGTCCGGCAGGCCGTGGACGTGCTCACCGGGGTCGTGGGCATGGTCGCGGCCGCCGGGACCCTCGGCGTCCTGCACCCGCTGCTGCTGCCGCTGCTCCTGCTGACGGCGGTCCCGGAGGGCTGGGCGTCGGTGCGCAGCGCCCGGATGCAGTACCTGACGATGCTCGCGCTGGTGGAGGTCGCCCGCCGCAAGTGGATCCTGTCGGACCTGATGGTGGAACGGGAGCACGCCGCGGAGGTCCGGTCGTTCACCATGCGGCGGTTCCTGCTCGACCAGTACGACCGGCAGGCCGCGCACCAGCGGGGCGTCGAGCTCGACCTGGCCCGGCGGCAGACCGTCGCGCGCGTCAGCGGGGACCTGCTGAAGGGCGTGGCGACGGGCGGCGTCTACGTCGCGCTGGGGCTGATGCTGTGGCAGGGCGCGGTGCCGCTGGCGGTGGCGGGCACAGCGGTCCTGGCGATCCGGTCGGGGCAGTCCTCCCTGGCCAACCTGGTGTTCGCGGTCAACCAGTGCTACGAGGAGGGCCTGTACTTCGGCGACTACCTGTCGTTCTGCGAGGAGGCCGAACGGCGGATCCCGTCCCGCGCCCTGCCGCCCGCGGGCGCCGCCGGCGGCGCGGGCGCCGGGAACGGCGCGGCCGTGCGGCTGCCGGACGACTTCGCCCGCATCACCGTCCGGGACGCCGTCTTCACCTACCCGGGCGCCGAGACGCCGTCCCTCAAGGGCGTCTCCCTGGAGGTCCGCAAGGGGGAGGTGGTCGCGCTCGTCGGCGAGAACGGGTCCGGCAAGACGACCCTCGCCAAACTCATGGCCGGGCTGTACGACCCCGACGCGGGCGAGGTCCGGTGGGACGACGTGGCGCTGACGCGGGTGCCCCAGCAGGAGGTGTGGGAGCGCGTCGCCGTCATCGCGCAGGAGTACACGCACTGGCCGATGACCGCGCGGCAGAACATCACCATGGGCCGCGGCCGCGATCCCGGCCCGGGCGAGGAGGAGGACCCGGACATGCTCGCGGCCTCCCGCGCCTCCGGCGCAGACGAGGTCGTGGACGGACTGGCCCACCGGTACGGGACGCTGCTGGACCGCCGTTTCAAGGGCGGCGCGGAGCTGTCGGGCGGCCAGTGGCAGCGCCTCGCCGTCGCCCGCGGCTTCTACCGCGACGCGCCGCTGCTGATCTGCGACGAGCCGACCGCCGCCCTGGACGCGCGGGCCGAGCACCAGCTGTTCGAGCGGATCCGCACGCACGCCGACGGCCGGACCGTCCTGCTCATCACGCACCGGCTCGCCAGCGTCCGCCACGCCGACCGCATCTACGTCCTGGAGCACGGCACGGTCGTCGAGGAGGGCGACCACGCCTCGCTGATGGCCCGGGACGGCCTGTACGCCGAGCTGTACTCCCTCCAGGCCGCCGCCTACGGCGCCGCCGGGCCCCGGGCGCGGGACGGACGGGCGGCGGGCCGGGCGGCGGGCTAG
- a CDS encoding LCP family protein — protein MTDGWPEGWTRKEDDRVARSRERYVRAEHHQPAAYGRERHGDPYDDPYAGDQLRGAGRYDHGDPYGDPYGGPPPRRRRRRRGGRVFGAVLVVLLLVLVGGYFYLDSRLNREAVLVDYPGRVADTPGTNWLIVGSDSREGLSREDQKRLRTGRAAGRRTDSMMLLHYGSGGTSLISLPRDSYVAIPGKGRNKLNAAFAFGGPKLLVQTVEEATGVRIDHYAEIGFGGFVGIVDALGGVDMCIKEDIKDPKAGLDLKAGCQTLDGGQALGYVRTRAYARADLQRVENQRQFFGALMEKAASPGTMFNPFKSIPLAMNATSNFTVDEGDHLHHLVRMMWAMRGVSGDGGVTTTVPIGGGGSAPGVGSYITWDRAKASRLFDAIKQDQPIPPDVIEKK, from the coding sequence ATGACCGACGGCTGGCCTGAGGGCTGGACACGCAAGGAGGACGACCGCGTGGCGCGCAGCAGGGAGCGTTACGTCCGGGCGGAGCATCACCAGCCCGCCGCCTACGGGCGGGAGAGGCACGGGGACCCGTACGACGACCCGTACGCCGGCGACCAGCTCCGCGGCGCGGGCCGCTACGACCACGGCGACCCCTACGGCGATCCCTACGGCGGGCCGCCGCCCCGGAGGCGGCGCCGGCGCCGCGGCGGACGCGTGTTCGGGGCCGTCCTGGTCGTCCTGCTGCTGGTGCTCGTCGGCGGCTACTTCTACCTCGACTCGCGGCTGAACCGCGAGGCCGTCCTCGTGGACTACCCCGGCCGCGTCGCCGACACCCCCGGGACGAACTGGCTGATCGTCGGCTCCGACAGCCGCGAGGGCCTGTCGAGGGAGGACCAGAAGCGGCTCCGGACCGGGCGGGCGGCGGGGCGGCGCACCGACTCGATGATGCTGCTGCACTACGGGTCCGGCGGCACGTCGCTGATCAGCCTCCCGCGCGACTCCTACGTCGCGATCCCCGGCAAGGGCCGCAACAAGCTGAACGCGGCGTTCGCGTTCGGCGGACCCAAGCTGCTCGTCCAGACGGTGGAGGAGGCCACGGGGGTCCGCATCGACCACTACGCCGAGATCGGCTTCGGCGGCTTCGTCGGCATCGTCGACGCCCTCGGCGGCGTGGACATGTGCATCAAGGAGGACATCAAGGACCCCAAGGCCGGGCTCGACCTCAAGGCCGGCTGCCAGACGCTCGACGGCGGCCAGGCGCTCGGCTACGTGCGGACCCGCGCCTACGCGCGCGCCGACCTCCAGCGGGTGGAGAACCAGCGGCAGTTCTTCGGCGCGCTGATGGAGAAGGCCGCCAGCCCCGGGACGATGTTCAACCCGTTCAAGAGCATCCCGCTGGCGATGAACGCCACCAGCAACTTCACTGTGGACGAGGGCGACCACCTGCACCACCTGGTCCGCATGATGTGGGCGATGAGGGGCGTCAGCGGCGACGGCGGCGTCACCACGACCGTGCCGATCGGCGGCGGCGGAAGCGCGCCCGGCGTCGGCTCCTACATCACCTGGGACCGGGCCAAGGCGTCCCGGCTCTTCGACGCGATCAAGCAGGACCAGCCGATCCCGCCGGACGTGATCGAGAAGAAGTAG
- a CDS encoding glutathione peroxidase produces MSVFDVEIGGLRGGSADLGQYRGKAVLIVNVASKCGLTPQYAGLERLQERYADRGFTVLGVPCNQFMGQEPGTPEEIAEFCSATYGVTFPMTEKIEVNGEGRHPLYRGLVGAADAGGHTGDIRWNFEKFLIAPDGTVAARFAPQVEPEADEVVAAIEKTLPA; encoded by the coding sequence ATGTCTGTCTTCGACGTAGAGATCGGCGGCCTGCGGGGCGGATCCGCGGACCTCGGCCAGTACCGGGGCAAGGCCGTGCTCATTGTCAACGTCGCCTCGAAGTGCGGCCTCACCCCGCAGTACGCCGGCCTGGAGCGCCTGCAGGAACGGTACGCGGACCGGGGCTTCACCGTCCTCGGGGTGCCCTGCAACCAGTTCATGGGCCAGGAGCCCGGCACCCCGGAGGAGATCGCCGAGTTCTGCTCGGCCACCTACGGCGTCACGTTCCCGATGACCGAGAAGATCGAGGTCAACGGCGAGGGGCGCCACCCGCTCTACCGGGGCCTGGTCGGCGCGGCCGACGCCGGCGGCCACACCGGCGACATCCGCTGGAACTTCGAGAAGTTCCTGATCGCGCCCGACGGCACGGTCGCGGCGCGCTTCGCGCCCCAGGTCGAGCCGGAGGCGGACGAGGTCGTCGCCGCCATCGAGAAGACCCTCCCGGCCTGA
- a CDS encoding oxidoreductase, whose product MRGWTTRDIPDLRGRRAIVTGANSGLGYHTALQLARRGAAVVLACRSAERGRTALDRIRTAAPGADVELGSLDLADLASVRAFAARYGEEPLDLLVNNAGVMAIPHRTTADGFEMQFGTNHLGHFALTGLLLPALRSAPSPRVVTLTSAFAWSGRIDFDDLQSERRYRKWAAYAQSKLANLVFAKELDRRIAEVTSVAAHPGYAATNLQQTGPRMQGSRLLEKIVGIGNAVVAQSAAAGALPSLYAATAPDVHGGACYGPRLLQYRGAPTEVVTPPQANRAGQAERLWDVSETLTGVAYAAAAS is encoded by the coding sequence ATGCGCGGATGGACCACGCGCGACATCCCCGACCTGCGGGGCAGACGAGCGATCGTGACCGGTGCCAACAGCGGCCTCGGCTACCACACGGCGCTGCAGCTCGCCCGGCGCGGCGCGGCCGTCGTGCTGGCCTGCCGCAGCGCCGAACGCGGCCGGACGGCGCTCGACCGGATCAGGACCGCCGCGCCCGGGGCCGACGTCGAACTCGGCTCCCTCGACCTCGCCGACCTGGCGTCGGTCCGCGCGTTCGCGGCGCGGTACGGCGAGGAGCCGCTCGACCTCCTGGTCAACAACGCCGGCGTCATGGCCATCCCGCACCGCACGACCGCCGACGGCTTCGAGATGCAGTTCGGCACCAACCATCTCGGGCACTTCGCGCTCACCGGGCTCCTGCTGCCCGCGCTGCGCTCCGCCCCGTCCCCGCGCGTGGTCACGCTCACCTCGGCGTTCGCGTGGTCGGGCCGCATCGACTTCGACGACCTGCAGAGCGAGCGGCGCTACCGCAAGTGGGCCGCCTACGCCCAGTCCAAGCTCGCCAACCTGGTCTTCGCCAAGGAGCTGGACCGCCGCATCGCCGAGGTGACCAGCGTCGCCGCCCACCCCGGCTACGCCGCCACCAACCTCCAGCAGACCGGCCCCAGGATGCAGGGCAGCAGGCTCCTGGAGAAGATCGTCGGCATCGGCAACGCGGTGGTGGCCCAGTCCGCGGCGGCGGGCGCCCTGCCCTCCCTCTACGCGGCCACCGCCCCGGACGTCCACGGGGGCGCCTGCTACGGCCCCCGCCTGCTCCAGTACCGCGGCGCGCCCACCGAAGTGGTCACGCCTCCGCAGGCGAACCGGGCGGGGCAGGCCGAACGTCTCTGGGACGTCTCCGAGACCCTCACGGGCGTCGCCTACGCGGCCGCCGCGTCCTAG
- a CDS encoding TetR/AcrR family transcriptional regulator: protein MPKISEPTVAEHRARQLRTLLDTARTLVAEEGIEALSLAALARRVGLSRPSLYEYFRSKDDLVAAIVEEELPRWAALAEEALAGPAGLEGKVEAYVRVLLEVMTDGRHAAAVALAEHALAEPALERIRVGHAQLLRPLVAALEDAGVPEPELRAELIQGLVDAAARLAQRRPGDVAGIVDATLAQATRGLS, encoded by the coding sequence GTGCCCAAGATCAGTGAGCCGACCGTCGCGGAGCACCGCGCGCGGCAGCTGCGGACGCTGCTCGACACCGCCAGGACCCTCGTGGCGGAGGAGGGCATCGAGGCGCTGTCGCTCGCGGCGCTGGCGCGGCGCGTCGGGCTGTCGCGGCCGAGCCTGTACGAGTACTTCCGCTCGAAGGACGATCTCGTCGCGGCGATCGTCGAGGAGGAGCTGCCCCGCTGGGCGGCCCTCGCGGAGGAGGCGCTGGCCGGTCCCGCCGGCCTCGAGGGCAAGGTCGAGGCCTACGTCCGGGTCCTGCTGGAGGTCATGACGGACGGGCGGCACGCCGCCGCGGTCGCCCTGGCCGAGCACGCGCTCGCCGAACCCGCCCTCGAACGGATCCGCGTGGGGCACGCGCAGCTGCTGCGCCCGCTCGTCGCCGCGCTGGAGGACGCGGGCGTCCCCGAGCCCGAACTGCGGGCGGAGCTGATCCAGGGGCTGGTCGACGCGGCGGCCCGCCTCGCGCAGCGCAGGCCGGGAGACGTCGCCGGCATCGTGGACGCGACGCTCGCCCAGGCCACGCGGGGGCTGAGCTAG
- a CDS encoding methylated-DNA--[protein]-cysteine S-methyltransferase, whose amino-acid sequence MTETLAFGTVETVLGRLLVAATETGVVSLHFRDTPAARARTAEAAGLPVVEAPERLAPALSELRDYCAGDLKEFGVAIDWRLTSDVQRRVLTTLYESVPYGQVVTYGELGDRSGTGLHAQVVGQVMGSNPVPLIVPCHRVVASNGLGGYSGGSGVEVKRWLLMLEGALPATLDWDIGRAP is encoded by the coding sequence ATGACCGAGACGCTCGCCTTCGGGACGGTGGAGACCGTGCTCGGGCGGCTGCTGGTGGCCGCGACCGAGACCGGGGTCGTCTCGCTGCACTTCCGCGACACCCCCGCGGCCCGCGCCCGCACGGCCGAGGCGGCGGGCCTGCCCGTCGTGGAGGCCCCGGAACGCCTCGCGCCCGCGCTGTCCGAGCTCCGCGACTACTGCGCGGGCGACCTGAAGGAGTTCGGGGTCGCGATCGACTGGCGCCTCACCTCCGACGTCCAGCGGCGGGTGCTCACGACGCTGTACGAGTCCGTCCCGTACGGGCAGGTCGTCACCTACGGCGAGCTCGGCGACCGCAGCGGCACGGGCCTCCACGCCCAGGTCGTCGGCCAGGTGATGGGCTCCAACCCCGTCCCCCTGATCGTCCCGTGCCACCGCGTGGTCGCCTCGAACGGGCTCGGCGGCTACAGCGGCGGGTCCGGCGTCGAGGTCAAGCGCTGGCTGCTCATGCTCGAAGGCGCCCTTCCCGCGACGCTCGACTGGGACATCGGGCGGGCCCCCTGA
- a CDS encoding DUF3817 domain-containing protein, whose amino-acid sequence MEGAVTRYRVLAMVVGTLLVLLTIGMVLKYGPTDMPGMVAVVSPIHGFFYMVYLLGAYDLWRRTGWPLSKMVVIVLGGVVPLMTFFVERRIVQEARALGGAEAEASA is encoded by the coding sequence GTGGAAGGCGCGGTGACCCGGTACCGGGTCCTGGCGATGGTGGTCGGCACGCTGCTGGTGCTGCTGACGATCGGCATGGTCCTGAAGTACGGGCCGACCGACATGCCGGGCATGGTGGCCGTCGTCTCGCCCATTCACGGCTTCTTCTACATGGTCTACCTGCTGGGCGCCTACGACCTGTGGCGGCGCACCGGCTGGCCGCTGAGCAAGATGGTCGTGATCGTGCTCGGCGGCGTCGTCCCGCTGATGACGTTCTTCGTCGAGCGCCGGATCGTTCAGGAGGCGCGGGCGCTGGGCGGTGCGGAGGCCGAGGCGAGCGCCTGA
- a CDS encoding bifunctional helix-turn-helix transcriptional regulator/GNAT family N-acetyltransferase, which produces MGVTAEEIDTVRSFNRFYTGMIGVLGEGLVRTPYSLTEARVIFELAQRSATEVLDLRRALDLDAGYLSRMLARFEADGLVERERAPGDARRRIVRLTPRGREVFAMLDERSVAEIRELLGGLSDADRARLLAAMRSVHDILGDRPRGDGFVLRELRPGDLGWIVERNGVLYDVECGWDRGYEALVASIVSDYVRHHDPKRENAWIAESGGERAGGVFCVRKTDDVAQLRLLHVEPEARGMGIGAALVGECVRFAAGAGYSEIMLWTTALQRPAHRIYAAAGFVLEEEEPPVERFGDVIHGQVWRKRL; this is translated from the coding sequence ATGGGTGTGACGGCGGAGGAGATCGACACGGTCCGGTCGTTCAACCGGTTCTACACCGGGATGATCGGCGTGCTCGGGGAGGGGCTCGTCCGGACGCCCTACTCCCTCACCGAGGCGCGGGTGATCTTCGAGCTGGCGCAGCGGAGCGCCACCGAGGTCCTCGACCTGCGCCGCGCCCTCGACCTCGACGCCGGCTACCTCAGCCGGATGCTGGCCCGCTTCGAGGCCGACGGGCTGGTCGAGCGCGAACGCGCGCCCGGCGACGCCCGGCGGCGCATCGTCCGGCTGACCCCGCGGGGCCGCGAGGTGTTCGCGATGCTCGACGAGCGGTCCGTCGCCGAGATCCGCGAGCTGCTCGGCGGCCTCTCCGACGCCGACCGGGCCCGGCTCCTCGCCGCGATGCGGTCCGTCCACGACATCCTGGGCGACCGGCCCCGCGGCGACGGCTTCGTCCTGCGGGAGCTGCGCCCCGGCGACCTCGGCTGGATCGTGGAGCGCAACGGCGTCCTCTACGACGTGGAGTGCGGCTGGGACCGCGGTTACGAGGCCCTGGTCGCCTCGATCGTCTCCGACTACGTGCGCCACCACGACCCGAAGAGGGAGAACGCGTGGATCGCCGAGTCCGGCGGTGAGCGGGCCGGCGGCGTGTTCTGCGTTCGCAAGACCGACGACGTCGCGCAGCTGAGGCTGCTGCACGTCGAGCCGGAGGCCCGCGGCATGGGCATCGGCGCCGCGCTGGTCGGCGAGTGCGTGCGCTTCGCCGCCGGCGCCGGCTACTCCGAGATCATGCTGTGGACGACGGCGCTGCAGCGCCCGGCGCACCGCATCTACGCGGCCGCGGGGTTCGTCCTCGAAGAGGAGGAGCCGCCGGTGGAGCGCTTCGGCGACGTCATCCACGGGCAGGTCTGGCGCAAGCGCCTGTGA